From a single Staphylococcus epidermidis genomic region:
- a CDS encoding ABC transporter ATP-binding protein produces MAILTANQLSKVYGHKQKYRALNNISFSVEKGEFVAVMGPSGSGKTTLLNVLSSIDTISGGTVEVEGKEINKLSHKEVANFRKQYLGFIFQDYSVLPTLTVKENIMLPLSVQKFHKYEMEQNYKEVAEALGIYNLGNKYPSEISGGQQQRTAAARAFVHKPTIIFADEPTGALDSKSAQDLLHRLEDMNKQFNSTIMMVTHDPSAASYAERVIMLKDGDIHSEIYQGNDSKQTFYQEIMKLQTALGGVSHDI; encoded by the coding sequence ATGGCTATTTTAACAGCAAATCAATTATCAAAAGTATATGGTCACAAACAAAAATATCGAGCTTTAAATAATATAAGTTTTTCAGTTGAAAAAGGGGAATTTGTAGCTGTCATGGGTCCTTCTGGATCAGGTAAAACGACTTTACTCAATGTGTTAAGTTCAATAGATACTATTTCAGGAGGAACTGTGGAAGTTGAAGGTAAAGAAATTAATAAACTGAGCCACAAAGAAGTGGCAAATTTTCGAAAACAATATCTCGGTTTTATTTTTCAAGATTATAGCGTTTTACCCACATTAACAGTAAAAGAAAATATTATGCTACCACTCTCAGTACAAAAATTCCATAAATATGAAATGGAACAAAATTATAAAGAAGTGGCTGAGGCATTAGGTATTTATAACCTGGGAAATAAATATCCAAGTGAAATTTCTGGCGGTCAGCAACAACGTACGGCGGCAGCCCGGGCATTCGTCCATAAACCAACGATTATTTTCGCAGATGAACCTACTGGCGCATTAGATTCTAAAAGTGCTCAAGATTTGTTACACCGTCTAGAAGATATGAATAAACAATTTAATTCAACCATTATGATGGTGACACATGATCCTTCAGCCGCTAGTTACGCTGAGAGAGTCATTATGTTGAAAGACGGTGATATACACTCAGAAATCTACCAGGGTAACGATTCAAAACAAACATTTTACCAAGAAATTATGAAACTTCAAACCGCATTAGGTGGTGTCAGTCATGACATTTAA
- a CDS encoding FtsX-like permease family protein encodes MTFNQLILKNLRKNIKHYGMFLFSLLISIILYFSFSTLKYSNSINNSDSSTIIKNGATIGATILFIIIVVFLMYANHLFIKRRTKEFALYQLIGLTRGNILRMLNIEQLVFFIVTGILGTLIGIFGSKLLLVIASKLMKLNTHISIGFEPQAILITIVMLAVAFLLIMIQNYIFLKKHSILALMKDNYTPEATQKRITTFEAIGGILGIIMIVFGYYMSTEMFGVFKALTTALITPFSILFLTIVGAFLFFRSSVSLIFKTLKHIKHGRVNITDVVFTSSIMHRMKKNAMSLTVIAIISAFTVSILCFAAITQSNTNTTLEMTSPDDFNISQNKIAAQFKHKLDQGNLKYHQRTYEVINPKTLSDHVMKSKNGSDMSTNTTSLMMNSHLKGHEAKITNIQSSTGLIDIHLNHKITVKGKSKQSIIVKDKDNSKIYPSQLSFGAPIVEVSPEVYNTLKTDNIVNKMYGFNFNTHKDVKKAEKIASKVNRNIVSHDEYKKFINQSNGILIFVTSFLGIAFLMAAGCIIYIKQMDETEDELDNFKILRRIGFTYTDMSKGLLLKIAFNFGLPLLIALLHALFAALAFMKLLGNVSMSPIFIVMIIYTIVYFIFAMISFIHSSRMIKHSI; translated from the coding sequence ATGACATTTAACCAACTTATCCTTAAAAATTTAAGAAAAAATATTAAGCATTATGGAATGTTTCTATTTTCATTATTGATTAGCATTATACTTTATTTTAGTTTCTCAACTTTAAAATATTCAAATAGTATTAATAACTCAGATTCTTCAACTATTATTAAAAATGGTGCTACAATTGGTGCCACAATTCTTTTTATCATTATTGTTGTTTTCTTAATGTATGCAAATCATTTATTTATTAAAAGGCGTACAAAAGAGTTTGCCTTATACCAACTGATAGGTTTAACACGTGGAAATATTCTAAGAATGCTCAATATAGAACAACTAGTATTTTTTATTGTAACAGGAATTTTAGGCACTTTAATTGGTATTTTTGGTTCAAAACTTTTACTTGTTATCGCTTCTAAATTAATGAAGTTAAACACACATATCTCTATTGGCTTTGAACCCCAAGCTATACTTATTACTATCGTAATGTTAGCTGTCGCTTTTTTATTGATAATGATACAAAATTACATTTTCTTAAAAAAACACAGCATTTTAGCTTTGATGAAAGACAATTATACCCCGGAAGCTACCCAAAAACGGATAACTACGTTTGAAGCAATCGGCGGCATTTTAGGAATTATAATGATAGTATTTGGATATTATATGTCTACTGAAATGTTTGGTGTTTTTAAAGCCTTAACAACTGCTTTGATTACACCTTTTAGCATACTTTTTTTAACTATTGTTGGTGCTTTCTTATTCTTTAGAAGTTCTGTATCACTTATTTTTAAAACACTAAAACATATCAAACATGGTCGTGTAAATATCACAGACGTTGTCTTTACATCATCTATCATGCACAGAATGAAGAAAAATGCGATGTCTCTCACAGTTATTGCTATCATTTCAGCTTTCACGGTTAGTATTCTTTGCTTCGCGGCAATTACACAATCTAATACTAATACAACTTTAGAAATGACTTCTCCAGATGATTTTAATATAAGCCAGAATAAAATAGCTGCGCAATTTAAACATAAACTAGATCAAGGAAATTTAAAATATCATCAGCGGACTTATGAAGTAATCAATCCAAAAACATTAAGCGACCACGTCATGAAGAGTAAAAATGGTTCTGATATGTCTACTAATACAACATCACTAATGATGAACTCACATCTCAAAGGTCATGAAGCTAAAATAACGAATATACAATCATCAACAGGATTAATAGATATTCATTTAAATCATAAGATTACAGTTAAAGGAAAATCTAAACAATCTATTATCGTTAAAGACAAAGATAACTCTAAAATATATCCATCCCAATTATCATTTGGAGCTCCTATAGTTGAGGTGAGTCCGGAGGTATATAACACATTAAAAACTGACAATATTGTTAATAAGATGTACGGTTTTAATTTCAACACTCACAAAGATGTGAAAAAAGCAGAAAAAATTGCCTCAAAAGTTAATCGTAATATTGTATCGCACGATGAATATAAGAAATTTATAAACCAAAGCAATGGCATACTTATCTTTGTAACATCATTCTTAGGAATAGCATTTTTAATGGCTGCTGGTTGTATTATTTACATTAAACAAATGGATGAAACTGAGGATGAACTTGATAACTTTAAGATATTACGCCGTATAGGATTTACCTACACTGATATGTCTAAAGGTTTACTATTAAAAATTGCATTTAATTTTGGATTACCGCTTCTCATTGCTTTATTACATGCATTATTTGCAGCACTTGCATTTATGAAACTTCTAGGAAATGTCTCAATGTCACCTATATTCATAGTAATGATTATATATACAATTGTTTATTTCATTTTTGCTATGATTTCATTTATACACTCGAGTCGTATGATTAAGCATTCTATTTAG
- a CDS encoding VraH family peptide resistance protein, with protein MKFKELIKQSYEDLKNLTINWFNVLSLTVIIFILSNIVTPLIGIPVGLLGGAYILKRREEKNK; from the coding sequence ATGAAATTCAAAGAATTAATCAAACAATCATATGAGGATTTAAAAAACTTAACAATTAATTGGTTTAACGTACTCAGTTTAACTGTAATCATATTTATTTTAAGTAACATTGTCACACCGCTTATTGGTATACCTGTGGGTTTACTCGGTGGTGCATATATCCTAAAGAGACGTGAAGAGAAAAATAAATAA
- the lip gene encoding YSIRK-targeted triacylglycerol lipase, with protein sequence MTNNNRIKRFSIRKYAVGVVSIITGVTIFIGGQQAQAAETSVQHADAHPEDSQTTQQLKNDKVEETLKASKQVNADSQQVQTIDQSKTNQNNQHSVAESAQLKSDETANQPKKEESSSVKQDVQPSKNVNQQDVATQSNERENNDIKGEGQTSKTSNQHIQTSNSHNQSTGTKDSDSEEIDQPLVKLQKPSNDSTYQTQSKTKQDSSKQLPQEKTTKRQIQTTENEQTTKVDSKKANDTQNVEKHTQEPKNDTSTSQKNHHQVATKEQSNRSTTRKTQKQSSNANQNHQSTHQAQFKNQYPVVFVHGFLGFAGDNQFSLAPKYWGGTKYNIDRNLTNEGYNVHEANIGAFSSNYDRAVELYYYVKGGRVDYGAAHAAKYGHHRYGRTYKGIMRDWEPGKKIHFIGHSMGGQTIRQMEEFLRNGNQEEIEYQRQHGGTISDLFTGGKDNMVASITTLGTPHNGTPAADKIGTRKLVKETINRIGRLSGGKDVDIDLGFSQWGLKQQPNESYIDYAERVSKSKIWNTEDQAVNDLTTQGAEKINQQTSLNPNIVYTTYTGSATHTGPLGNELPNSSEILLLNLTSRIIGKDVNKEIRPNDGVVPVISSQHPSNQAFKKVDDHTPATDKGVWQVRPVQHDWDHLDLVGMDAFDLTHTGRELGQFYLGIMDNIMRIEEADGITNK encoded by the coding sequence TTGACAAATAATAATAGAATAAAAAGATTTAGCATTAGAAAGTACGCAGTGGGAGTAGTATCAATTATTACAGGTGTAACAATTTTCATCGGAGGGCAACAAGCTCAAGCAGCTGAAACTTCAGTGCAACATGCGGATGCACACCCAGAAGACTCGCAAACAACACAACAATTAAAAAATGATAAGGTAGAAGAAACGTTAAAAGCTTCAAAACAAGTTAATGCTGATAGTCAACAAGTACAAACAATTGATCAATCTAAAACAAATCAAAACAACCAACATTCTGTAGCTGAAAGTGCACAACTGAAAAGTGATGAGACAGCTAATCAGCCAAAAAAAGAAGAAAGTAGCTCAGTAAAACAAGACGTCCAACCGTCTAAAAATGTAAATCAACAAGACGTAGCTACTCAATCAAATGAGAGAGAAAATAATGACATAAAAGGTGAAGGTCAAACTTCAAAGACGAGCAATCAACATATTCAGACTTCTAACAGTCATAATCAATCAACAGGAACAAAAGACAGCGACTCAGAAGAAATCGACCAACCATTAGTGAAATTACAAAAGCCGTCTAATGATTCTACATATCAAACACAATCAAAAACAAAACAAGATAGTTCTAAACAACTCCCTCAAGAAAAAACAACAAAACGTCAAATTCAAACAACTGAAAATGAACAGACAACTAAAGTTGATTCTAAAAAAGCTAATGACACTCAAAATGTTGAAAAACATACTCAAGAGCCTAAAAATGATACATCAACATCACAGAAAAATCATCATCAAGTAGCTACAAAAGAACAATCTAATAGAAGTACAACAAGGAAGACGCAAAAGCAATCATCAAATGCTAATCAAAATCATCAGTCTACACATCAAGCACAGTTCAAAAACCAATATCCAGTAGTATTTGTCCATGGTTTCCTAGGCTTTGCAGGTGATAATCAATTTAGTTTAGCTCCAAAATATTGGGGTGGTACAAAATACAATATTGACAGAAATTTAACTAATGAGGGTTACAATGTACATGAAGCAAATATTGGTGCTTTTAGTAGTAACTATGATCGCGCAGTAGAATTGTATTACTATGTCAAAGGAGGACGTGTTGATTACGGTGCAGCGCATGCAGCTAAATATGGTCATCATCGCTATGGTCGAACATACAAGGGCATCATGCGTGATTGGGAACCTGGCAAAAAAATTCATTTTATAGGTCACAGTATGGGTGGTCAAACCATTCGTCAAATGGAAGAATTCTTAAGAAATGGTAACCAAGAAGAAATAGAATATCAACGTCAACATGGGGGTACTATATCCGATTTATTTACAGGTGGTAAAGATAATATGGTTGCTTCAATTACTACACTTGGCACACCACATAATGGTACACCTGCTGCAGATAAAATTGGCACACGTAAACTTGTAAAAGAAACGATTAATCGTATTGGTAGATTAAGTGGTGGTAAAGATGTAGATATAGATTTAGGTTTTTCTCAATGGGGATTAAAACAACAACCAAATGAAAGTTACATTGATTACGCGGAACGTGTATCCAAAAGTAAGATTTGGAATACTGAAGATCAAGCTGTTAATGATCTGACAACGCAAGGTGCTGAAAAAATTAATCAACAAACAAGTCTAAATCCTAATATTGTCTACACTACTTATACAGGGTCAGCGACTCACACAGGACCTCTTGGTAATGAATTACCTAATTCTAGTGAAATTCTTTTATTGAACTTAACCAGTCGTATTATTGGTAAAGATGTAAACAAAGAAATTAGACCGAATGATGGTGTAGTTCCAGTTATATCATCACAACATCCTTCTAATCAAGCCTTTAAAAAAGTTGATGATCATACACCAGCTACTGATAAAGGTGTTTGGCAAGTGAGACCCGTTCAACATGATTGGGACCATTTAGATTTAGTAGGTATGGATGCATTTGATTTAACACATACAGGTAGAGAATTAGGTCAATTCTATCTAGGTATTATGGATAATATCATGAGAATCGAAGAAGCAGACGGTATTACAAATAAATAA
- a CDS encoding ABC transporter permease, with the protein MNNFSNVISVAIRSILKNKRRNIFTMIGIIIGIASVITIMSLGNGFKKSTTEQFNDAGAGKNQASISYMTENMEAPKNNPFKQEDMSVVEQVNGVKSAKVKEDKDSTYSVKITNTHGSSDASLKKVDKLTDVDEGKGFTNDDNEVLEKVAVIDKKIAKKVFNNQAMGQSIYINGEGFKVVGVSESSEVDESGMPIESLIQIPSKTFNKYMGNLTQGMPQLLVTVEKGSDKKDVGKKVEKVLNKKGTGVSEGQYSYEDNEAVMKTIGSVLDTITYFVAAVAGISLFIAGIGVMNVMYISVTERTEEIAIRRAFGAKGRDIEIQFLVESVVLCLIGGIIGLILGIIIATLIDLVTPEMVKSSVSLGSVILAVGVSTLIGIIFGWIPARSASKKELIDIIK; encoded by the coding sequence GTGAATAACTTTTCAAATGTCATATCAGTTGCTATTCGTTCCATTTTAAAAAACAAACGACGTAATATCTTTACGATGATTGGAATAATTATTGGTATTGCATCAGTAATTACTATCATGTCGTTGGGGAACGGTTTTAAGAAGTCAACGACTGAGCAATTCAATGATGCTGGTGCTGGTAAAAATCAAGCTTCAATTTCTTACATGACAGAAAATATGGAAGCGCCTAAAAATAATCCATTTAAGCAAGAGGATATGAGTGTTGTTGAACAGGTTAATGGTGTTAAGAGTGCTAAAGTAAAAGAGGATAAGGATAGCACATATTCAGTCAAAATTACGAATACACATGGCAGTAGTGATGCTAGTTTAAAAAAGGTTGATAAACTGACAGACGTAGATGAAGGAAAAGGATTTACGAATGATGATAATGAAGTGCTAGAAAAAGTAGCCGTTATAGATAAAAAAATTGCTAAAAAAGTATTCAATAATCAGGCAATGGGTCAATCTATTTATATAAATGGAGAAGGGTTTAAAGTCGTAGGCGTCTCTGAAAGCTCAGAAGTTGATGAAAGTGGGATGCCTATTGAGTCATTAATTCAAATACCTTCAAAAACATTTAATAAATATATGGGCAATTTGACACAAGGTATGCCTCAATTATTAGTTACAGTTGAAAAAGGTTCAGATAAGAAAGACGTAGGTAAAAAGGTCGAAAAAGTGTTGAATAAAAAAGGAACTGGCGTATCTGAAGGTCAATATAGTTATGAAGATAATGAAGCGGTGATGAAAACGATAGGTTCAGTCTTAGACACGATTACTTACTTTGTCGCTGCTGTTGCGGGAATATCACTCTTTATTGCAGGTATTGGTGTGATGAATGTCATGTATATTTCAGTCACTGAACGAACAGAAGAGATTGCAATTCGTCGTGCATTTGGCGCTAAAGGTCGAGATATTGAAATACAATTCTTAGTAGAAAGTGTTGTGTTATGTCTCATAGGTGGTATCATCGGATTAATTCTAGGTATTATTATTGCTACATTGATTGATCTCGTGACACCTGAAATGGTTAAGAGTTCCGTCAGTCTAGGTTCCGTCATCCTAGCTGTAGGTGTATCAACATTGATAGGCATCATTTTCGGTTGGATACCTGCACGTTCAGCTTCTAAAAAAGAATTAATTGATATTATTAAATAA
- a CDS encoding ABC transporter ATP-binding protein: MIELRKINRHFKNGNESNHILKDIDIHIDEGEFIAIMGPSGSGKSTLINILGFIDRGYEGEYFFNNENYQKSSDNKLAEIRNHTVGFVFQNFKLIQNNTILENVSIPLIYNGLSNKARKSKVLDGLHDVGLKGKENLLPNKLSGGQQQRVAIARAIINDPKFIIADEPTGALDSKTSQDIMELFVKLNKEQNTTIIMVTHDREVAEKADRIIHILDGRVQEEEVLTRE; this comes from the coding sequence ATGATTGAATTGAGAAAAATCAATCGACACTTTAAAAATGGAAATGAATCAAATCATATTTTGAAAGACATAGATATTCATATTGATGAAGGTGAATTTATTGCTATCATGGGTCCGTCTGGTTCAGGTAAAAGTACGTTAATTAATATCTTGGGATTTATTGATCGTGGATATGAAGGAGAATACTTTTTTAACAATGAGAATTATCAAAAAAGCTCAGATAATAAGCTCGCAGAAATTCGAAATCATACTGTAGGTTTCGTCTTTCAGAATTTTAAATTGATTCAAAATAACACTATTTTAGAAAATGTAAGTATTCCGCTAATTTATAATGGTTTGAGTAATAAAGCGAGAAAAAGCAAAGTTTTAGACGGACTTCATGACGTCGGTCTCAAAGGTAAAGAGAATCTCTTACCAAATAAATTGTCAGGAGGGCAGCAACAACGTGTAGCTATTGCCCGGGCAATTATTAATGACCCTAAGTTTATTATTGCCGATGAACCTACTGGCGCTCTTGATTCGAAGACATCTCAAGATATTATGGAGCTTTTCGTAAAACTGAACAAAGAACAGAATACAACTATTATTATGGTAACGCATGATCGTGAAGTGGCGGAAAAAGCTGATCGTATTATCCATATTTTGGATGGGCGTGTGCAAGAGGAAGAGGTGTTGACACGTGAATAA
- a CDS encoding efflux RND transporter periplasmic adaptor subunit, translating into MNKKLLWSIIGIVIIVVLIIAAFILKQVNGSGSKDSNAYDTYTVRKETPISLEGKASPESVKTYNNNQSVGNFLSVSVQDGQTVKQGERIINYDTNGNKRQQLVNKVNQAQSQVNDDYQKVNQSPNNHQLQVKLTQDQSALNEAQQSLSQYDRQLNDSMNASFDGKINIKNDSDVGEGQPVLQLISSNPQINATITEFDINKIKEGDEVNVTVNSTGKKGKGKILKIDELPTSYDTSDDSTASSAQAGAQGDSEEGTEMTTSNPTINQPTGGKSGETSKYKVIIGDLDIPVRSGFSMDAKIPLKTKKLPNNVLTKDNNVFVVDKNNKVHKREIKIERNNGEIIVKKGLKSGDKVLKSPKGNLNDGEKVEVSS; encoded by the coding sequence ATGAATAAGAAACTATTGTGGAGCATTATTGGTATTGTAATTATTGTCGTATTAATCATTGCTGCTTTTATATTAAAACAAGTTAATGGTTCAGGTAGTAAAGATAGTAATGCTTACGATACATATACAGTAAGAAAAGAAACACCTATTAGTTTAGAAGGCAAAGCGTCTCCAGAATCTGTGAAAACTTATAACAATAATCAATCTGTGGGTAACTTCTTAAGTGTTTCAGTACAAGATGGTCAAACAGTTAAACAAGGTGAACGTATCATCAATTATGATACAAATGGGAATAAACGCCAACAACTAGTGAACAAAGTGAATCAAGCACAATCTCAAGTTAATGATGATTATCAAAAAGTAAATCAAAGTCCTAACAATCATCAATTACAAGTTAAATTGACTCAAGATCAAAGTGCTTTAAATGAAGCTCAGCAGTCATTGTCACAATATGACAGACAACTCAATGACAGCATGAATGCATCATTTGATGGTAAAATTAACATTAAAAATGATTCAGATGTAGGCGAAGGGCAACCTGTTTTGCAATTAATTTCTTCAAATCCTCAAATTAACGCAACTATCACAGAGTTTGATATTAATAAAATTAAAGAAGGCGATGAAGTAAATGTCACTGTAAATAGCACAGGTAAAAAAGGAAAAGGAAAAATTCTTAAAATAGATGAACTTCCTACAAGCTATGATACAAGTGACGATAGTACAGCATCATCGGCACAAGCAGGGGCACAAGGTGATAGTGAAGAAGGAACTGAAATGACGACATCTAATCCTACAATTAATCAGCCAACAGGTGGTAAAAGTGGCGAAACATCAAAATATAAAGTTATCATTGGTGATTTAGATATACCCGTGAGATCAGGCTTCTCTATGGATGCTAAAATCCCTCTTAAAACTAAAAAGCTACCAAATAACGTGTTAACAAAAGATAATAACGTATTTGTCGTTGATAAAAATAATAAAGTTCACAAACGTGAAATTAAAATTGAACGTAATAATGGTGAAATCATTGTGAAAAAAGGATTGAAATCTGGCGATAAAGTCCTTAAAAGTCCAAAAGGTAATTTAAATGATGGAGAAAAAGTAGAGGTGTCATCATGA
- a CDS encoding YIP1 family protein, protein MSTQELKENDIQNSSIPFVNHFNKLRHQPKWILKSIIVIVLAIISAFITYNTSNELLDNQSITNSQMDENMLRMSTTIGAFIGTIFSVVVVFLIFLIISKIFKSDAKASSLFSAALSYSIIILGFTTIISLIQIVFGLKVTDYKLDSLNIFSKDNKTLMAFSLTNLLKAFLTGVVYYSTSRLSKKASVILGIVALIILIGSGMIGGMNS, encoded by the coding sequence ATGAGTACACAGGAATTAAAAGAAAATGATATTCAAAACTCAAGTATTCCATTTGTTAATCATTTTAACAAACTAAGACATCAGCCAAAATGGATACTTAAATCAATCATAGTGATAGTATTAGCTATTATTAGCGCTTTCATCACATATAATACTAGCAATGAACTATTAGATAACCAATCGATAACTAATAGCCAAATGGATGAAAATATGTTACGTATGTCTACAACTATAGGCGCTTTCATAGGAACAATCTTTAGTGTTGTTGTAGTATTTTTAATCTTTCTAATTATTTCTAAAATATTTAAATCTGACGCCAAAGCGAGCAGTTTATTCTCAGCAGCACTCTCTTATTCAATCATTATTTTAGGATTTACAACTATTATTTCTTTAATTCAAATAGTTTTTGGACTAAAGGTAACAGACTATAAGCTTGATAGCTTAAACATTTTTTCAAAGGATAATAAAACACTCATGGCTTTCAGTTTAACTAATCTTTTAAAAGCCTTTTTAACAGGTGTTGTTTATTACTCAACAAGTCGTTTATCTAAAAAAGCATCTGTGATATTAGGAATCGTTGCACTCATCATATTAATAGGATCAGGTATGATAGGTGGAATGAATAGCTAA